A genome region from Arthrobacter sp. V1I9 includes the following:
- a CDS encoding ROK family protein, which produces MADTAPATPQLLRRVSAGSVLEFMRSSGDVTVTEVMKATGLTRATGIAVCEDLKERGWIRELENQRAFGGYQKGRPARRFELNERAGYVLGMDVGVSKATVVVSDLRGNSVGRSSLPFPEAEISAEERVSVIDRAALMALDSAGAPPDSVLAAAAGIAAPVDRNGDVLVTQHFWGLFDVGLKSALRERHGWTVLLENDANLAALGDHWRGAAAGVEDVVVILASERLGAGMLDGGRLLHGSRGGAGELAFLEQVQGVGDTFGIASLARAWAAEALAGKARTSLRAHLQHGGAEAEHVFAAAAGGDDVALKILDRLADRMARVIGAVATMLNPELVVIGGAVANSAGVLLEPIAGKLKQFTATPPRVAVSPLGDSIVTVGAVRAALDYVEKNSLDLELTGAVS; this is translated from the coding sequence ATGGCTGACACGGCCCCGGCAACCCCCCAACTGCTGCGCAGGGTCAGTGCCGGCTCTGTGCTGGAGTTCATGCGCTCCTCCGGCGACGTGACCGTGACGGAGGTCATGAAAGCAACGGGGCTGACGCGTGCTACAGGCATTGCGGTGTGTGAAGACCTCAAAGAACGGGGCTGGATTCGGGAGCTGGAAAACCAGCGGGCTTTTGGCGGGTACCAAAAGGGGCGACCCGCCAGGCGTTTCGAGCTGAACGAGCGGGCCGGCTACGTACTGGGCATGGACGTCGGGGTGTCCAAGGCAACAGTGGTGGTGTCAGATCTCCGCGGAAATTCTGTTGGCAGGTCAAGCCTGCCGTTCCCGGAAGCGGAAATTTCGGCGGAGGAACGCGTCTCGGTCATCGACCGCGCGGCCCTTATGGCCCTTGACAGCGCGGGCGCCCCGCCCGATTCTGTCCTGGCCGCAGCCGCCGGCATCGCCGCCCCCGTGGACCGGAACGGGGACGTGCTGGTGACCCAGCACTTCTGGGGACTGTTCGACGTCGGCCTGAAGTCGGCGCTGCGGGAGCGGCACGGCTGGACAGTGCTGCTCGAAAACGATGCCAACCTTGCAGCCCTTGGGGACCACTGGCGGGGCGCTGCGGCGGGAGTCGAGGACGTCGTCGTGATTCTTGCCAGCGAACGCCTGGGGGCAGGGATGCTCGACGGCGGGCGGCTGCTTCACGGCAGCCGCGGCGGCGCCGGCGAGCTCGCCTTCCTAGAGCAGGTCCAGGGCGTGGGCGACACGTTCGGCATTGCGAGCCTCGCCCGGGCCTGGGCCGCAGAAGCCCTCGCCGGCAAGGCCAGGACGTCCCTTCGCGCCCACCTGCAGCATGGCGGAGCGGAAGCCGAGCACGTCTTTGCGGCCGCCGCTGGCGGGGATGACGTGGCCCTGAAGATCCTCGACCGCCTGGCCGACAGGATGGCCCGGGTCATCGGCGCGGTGGCCACGATGCTCAACCCTGAGCTCGTGGTTATAGGCGGCGCCGTGGCCAACTCGGCCGGTGTGCTGCTGGAACCGATCGCCGGGAAGCTGAAGCAGTTCACCGCCACGCCGCCGCGGGTGGCGGTATCGCCGCTGGGCGACTCGATCGTCACCGTCGGTGCCGTGCGAGCCGCCCTGGACTATGTGGAGAAGAACTCCTTGGACCTGGAGCTAACCGGCGCAGTCAGCTAA
- a CDS encoding alpha-amylase family glycosyl hydrolase, whose protein sequence is MSTTATLATLSDSDRLADPNWWRQASVYQIYPRSFADSNGDGIGDLKGITSKVPYLKSLGIDAVWLSPFYPSALADGGYDVDDYRDVDPKLGTLADFDEMANALHKAGIKLIADIVPNHSSDRHEWFKEALASPKGSPARDRYIFRDGKGPNGEFPPSDWDSVFGGPAWERITEPDGTPGQWYMHIFAKEQPDLNWSNREIREDFLKTLRFWSDRGVDGFRVDVAHALTKDLTEPLLSKLELSAANTGVDGFDDGTHPFWDRDEVHEIYAEWREVFNEYNPPRTAVAEAWVHATRRARYASPQGLGQAFNFDLLQADFDGAEYREIITRNLAEAAATGASSTWVFSNHDVVRHATRYGLPQVSKGKERTKGQDGKDWLLAGGPAEELDVELGERRARAATLLMLAVPGSAYLYQGEELGLQEVADIPESERQDPSFFRNKGVEVGRDGCRVPLPWKVEGTSFGFGDGGAHLPQPDWFSKYAVEAQDGTQGSTLELYRAALKLRRELQTGEELEWVETGTPDVLHFRRPNGWQSVTNFGDTAVDLPAGVVLASSAPLEDGKLPAATTAWLR, encoded by the coding sequence TTGTCCACCACCGCCACACTGGCAACCCTTTCCGATTCCGACCGCCTGGCCGATCCCAACTGGTGGCGCCAGGCCTCTGTGTACCAGATCTACCCGCGGAGCTTCGCGGACTCCAACGGCGATGGCATTGGCGACTTGAAAGGCATCACCTCCAAGGTGCCGTACCTGAAGTCGCTGGGGATCGACGCCGTGTGGCTGAGCCCGTTCTACCCCTCGGCGCTCGCGGACGGCGGCTACGACGTGGACGACTACCGCGACGTGGACCCCAAGCTGGGAACGCTGGCGGACTTCGACGAGATGGCCAACGCGCTGCATAAGGCCGGCATCAAGCTCATCGCGGACATCGTGCCCAACCACTCCTCGGACCGGCACGAGTGGTTCAAGGAAGCGCTCGCTTCACCCAAGGGATCACCGGCCCGGGACCGCTACATCTTCCGTGACGGCAAGGGCCCCAACGGCGAGTTCCCGCCGTCGGACTGGGACTCCGTTTTCGGCGGCCCTGCCTGGGAGCGCATCACGGAACCGGACGGCACCCCGGGGCAGTGGTACATGCACATCTTCGCCAAGGAACAGCCGGACTTGAACTGGTCCAACCGGGAGATCCGCGAGGACTTCCTCAAGACCCTGCGGTTCTGGTCTGACCGGGGCGTCGACGGGTTCCGGGTGGACGTCGCCCACGCCCTTACCAAGGACCTCACTGAACCCCTGCTCTCGAAGCTGGAATTGAGCGCGGCCAACACCGGGGTGGACGGATTCGACGACGGCACCCACCCCTTCTGGGACCGCGACGAGGTCCACGAGATCTACGCCGAATGGCGCGAGGTGTTCAACGAGTACAACCCGCCGCGCACCGCCGTCGCCGAAGCCTGGGTCCACGCCACGCGGCGTGCCCGCTACGCCAGCCCGCAGGGCCTCGGCCAGGCCTTCAACTTCGACCTGCTGCAGGCCGACTTCGACGGTGCTGAGTACCGCGAAATCATCACCCGGAACCTCGCCGAGGCTGCGGCCACCGGCGCCTCCTCCACCTGGGTCTTTTCCAACCACGACGTGGTCCGCCACGCTACCCGTTACGGCCTGCCCCAGGTGTCCAAGGGCAAGGAGCGCACCAAGGGCCAGGACGGCAAGGACTGGCTCCTTGCCGGCGGACCCGCCGAGGAGCTGGATGTGGAGCTCGGTGAACGCCGTGCCCGCGCCGCCACACTGCTGATGCTTGCCGTCCCGGGCTCCGCGTACTTGTACCAGGGCGAGGAACTGGGCCTCCAGGAAGTGGCCGACATCCCCGAGTCGGAGCGGCAGGACCCGTCCTTCTTCCGTAACAAGGGGGTGGAAGTTGGCCGCGACGGCTGCCGCGTGCCGTTGCCCTGGAAGGTGGAAGGAACCTCCTTCGGCTTCGGTGACGGCGGCGCGCACCTGCCCCAGCCGGACTGGTTCAGCAAGTACGCAGTGGAGGCACAGGACGGTACCCAAGGCTCCACCCTGGAGCTGTACCGCGCCGCCCTGAAGCTCCGCCGCGAACTGCAGACCGGCGAGGAATTGGAATGGGTGGAGACCGGCACCCCGGACGTCCTGCACTTCCGCCGGCCCAACGGCTGGCAGTCAGTGACCAACTTCGGGGACACCGCCGTCGACCTTCCGGCAGGCGTGGTCCTGGCCAGCAGCGCCCCCCTCGAGGACGGCAAGCTGCCCGCCGCCACCACCGCATGGCTGCGCTGA
- a CDS encoding aldo/keto reductase family oxidoreductase: MQELVYGCMGLGGSWSDEPHAGEHVDEAAAAVEAALDAGITLFDHADIYRSGKSEAVFGEVLAATPGLRDRIRLQTKCGIRLNERGLQTHYDLSREAILERVNESLKRLRTDYVDILLLHRPDPLADPAEVAAAVGQLMAEGKIRQLGVSNMSGAQIGALQDRLETRVVANQLEMSLLKRAWLESQVLVNHAEHLDYSFPHGTLEYCVRNSITLQAYGSLARGLYTGAEQDSPTSAEAATAELVAELAGEYGSSGEAVLLGWLMKHPAGIAPVIGTVNPGRIRACADAARVAEAMSRAEWYRLWVTARGSNIP; encoded by the coding sequence ATGCAGGAACTGGTTTATGGCTGCATGGGCCTGGGCGGCAGCTGGTCCGACGAGCCGCACGCAGGTGAGCATGTGGACGAGGCCGCTGCCGCCGTCGAGGCCGCGCTGGACGCGGGGATCACCCTCTTTGACCACGCGGACATTTACCGCAGCGGCAAATCCGAGGCCGTCTTCGGCGAGGTGCTGGCTGCCACGCCCGGGCTTCGGGACCGCATCCGGCTGCAGACCAAGTGTGGCATCAGGCTGAACGAACGCGGCCTGCAGACGCACTACGACCTCAGCCGTGAGGCAATCCTGGAGCGCGTCAACGAAAGCCTGAAGCGGCTGCGGACGGACTACGTGGACATCCTCCTGCTGCACCGCCCGGACCCCTTGGCGGACCCCGCAGAGGTTGCCGCCGCCGTCGGGCAGCTGATGGCCGAAGGAAAGATCCGGCAGCTGGGTGTGTCCAACATGTCCGGGGCGCAGATTGGAGCGCTGCAGGACCGGCTGGAAACCCGGGTGGTGGCGAACCAGCTGGAAATGAGCCTGCTGAAGCGGGCCTGGCTGGAAAGCCAGGTGCTGGTAAACCATGCCGAGCACCTGGACTACAGTTTCCCGCACGGCACGCTGGAGTACTGCGTCCGCAACTCGATCACCCTGCAGGCCTACGGCTCGCTGGCCCGCGGCCTGTACACAGGCGCCGAACAGGACAGCCCGACGTCGGCCGAAGCGGCAACCGCAGAGCTGGTGGCGGAGCTGGCGGGGGAGTATGGCAGCTCAGGCGAAGCTGTCCTGCTCGGTTGGCTGATGAAGCACCCGGCGGGTATCGCCCCGGTGATCGGAACGGTCAACCCCGGCAGGATCCGTGCCTGCGCTGACGCTGCCCGCGTGGCCGAGGCCATGAGCCGGGCCGAGTGGTACAGGCTCTGGGTCACGGCGCGGGGCAGCAACATCCCCTGA
- a CDS encoding CoA ester lyase, which translates to MTSTIATETVRPERNIPAEIARSWLLVNAMKTELFDQSAVSRADSIILDIEDAVDPSQKDQARNNVVDWLTAGGKAWVRINDATSPFWAADLAGLRGTPGLLGVMLAKTESADQVTESFHRMDGNTPVIPLVESAVGIEEANNIAKAQGAFRLAFGSGDFRRDTGMAATAEAMAYPRAKLVVASRVGNLPGPIDGPTVGTNHPILREQTGVTVMMGMTGKLCLAIDQTPVINEVISPTPSDVAWATDFMADFEANGRVIRDGSDLPRLGRAEKIMKLAVAFGVQPAL; encoded by the coding sequence ATGACGTCTACCATCGCCACCGAGACCGTAAGGCCGGAACGCAATATCCCAGCAGAAATAGCCCGCTCATGGCTCCTTGTTAATGCCATGAAGACGGAGCTTTTTGACCAGTCGGCTGTGTCCCGCGCCGACTCGATCATCCTGGATATTGAAGATGCCGTGGACCCTTCCCAGAAGGACCAGGCACGGAACAACGTGGTTGACTGGCTGACCGCCGGCGGCAAGGCCTGGGTCCGGATCAACGATGCCACCAGCCCCTTCTGGGCCGCCGACCTCGCCGGCCTCCGCGGCACTCCCGGCCTCCTCGGCGTGATGCTCGCCAAGACCGAATCCGCCGACCAGGTCACCGAGAGCTTCCACCGCATGGACGGCAACACCCCCGTCATCCCGCTGGTGGAATCCGCCGTCGGCATCGAGGAAGCCAACAACATCGCCAAGGCCCAGGGCGCTTTCCGCCTGGCCTTCGGGTCCGGCGACTTCCGCCGGGACACCGGCATGGCCGCCACGGCCGAGGCGATGGCCTACCCGCGTGCCAAACTGGTGGTAGCCAGCCGCGTCGGAAACCTCCCCGGCCCCATCGACGGCCCCACCGTGGGCACCAACCACCCCATCCTGCGGGAGCAGACCGGCGTCACCGTGATGATGGGCATGACCGGCAAGCTTTGCCTTGCCATCGACCAGACCCCCGTCATCAACGAGGTCATCAGCCCCACACCGTCGGACGTCGCCTGGGCCACTGACTTCATGGCCGACTTCGAAGCCAACGGCCGCGTCATCCGCGACGGCTCGGACCTGCCCCGCCTGGGCCGCGCCGAGAAGATCATGAAGCTCGCGGTAGCCTTTGGGGTGCAGCCCGCGCTGTAG
- a CDS encoding DUF3188 domain-containing protein, which produces MLNEFWATAPTRYKVLVLSAMGLIAVGIILNLVGNTSGNPGLANASLPLIGLGLVLHIAGIVVRGQTIRKNLRR; this is translated from the coding sequence GTGCTGAACGAATTCTGGGCCACCGCGCCCACCCGCTATAAAGTCCTGGTCCTCAGCGCGATGGGACTGATCGCCGTCGGCATCATCCTGAACCTGGTGGGCAACACCAGCGGCAACCCCGGCCTCGCCAACGCATCCCTTCCGCTGATTGGGCTGGGCCTGGTCCTGCACATCGCCGGGATCGTAGTCCGTGGCCAAACCATTCGGAAGAACCTGCGCCGGTAA
- a CDS encoding MaoC family dehydratase N-terminal domain-containing protein has protein sequence MTINPDLQGRSYPAAEVYDVGREKIREFARSVKATHPAHFDVDAAKALGHTDLVAPPTFAIIIAQRADAQLIEDPEAGIDFSRVVHADQRFIHHRPILAGDRLVAELHVDGVRAMGGGAMITTRAEIFVLGSDDSREPVTTTTSSILVRGEGQ, from the coding sequence ATGACTATCAATCCGGACCTGCAGGGCCGAAGCTACCCTGCTGCAGAGGTTTATGACGTTGGTCGCGAGAAGATCCGCGAATTCGCCCGCTCCGTCAAAGCCACCCACCCTGCGCACTTTGATGTAGACGCTGCCAAGGCACTTGGCCACACCGATCTGGTTGCCCCGCCAACGTTCGCCATCATCATCGCCCAGCGCGCAGACGCCCAGCTCATCGAGGATCCCGAGGCAGGCATCGACTTCTCCCGCGTGGTCCATGCCGATCAGCGCTTCATCCACCACCGGCCCATCCTGGCCGGCGACCGCCTGGTTGCGGAGCTCCACGTGGACGGCGTCCGTGCCATGGGCGGCGGAGCGATGATCACCACGCGTGCCGAAATCTTCGTCCTGGGCTCGGATGATTCCCGGGAGCCGGTCACCACCACCACGTCATCCATCCTGGTCCGCGGAGAGGGACAGTAA
- a CDS encoding MaoC family dehydratase yields the protein MSPTFNELIAGQEIGSRTVEVTRTDLVKYAGASGDFNPIHWNEAFATGVELPGVIAHGMFTMGSAVQLVTDWAGDPAAVVDFQTRFTKPVLVTDTTGTAEPGATIEVTGTIGKLDAEAGTARVDLTVVSAGQKVLMKAQAVVRLS from the coding sequence ATGAGCCCCACCTTCAACGAACTCATCGCCGGCCAGGAAATCGGCAGCCGCACCGTCGAGGTCACCCGCACAGACCTGGTCAAGTACGCCGGCGCTTCCGGCGATTTCAACCCCATCCACTGGAACGAGGCCTTCGCCACCGGCGTGGAACTGCCCGGCGTCATCGCGCACGGCATGTTCACCATGGGCTCCGCCGTTCAGCTGGTCACTGACTGGGCAGGGGACCCAGCCGCCGTTGTCGACTTCCAGACCCGCTTTACCAAGCCGGTCCTGGTCACCGACACCACGGGAACCGCTGAGCCCGGCGCCACCATCGAGGTTACCGGCACCATCGGAAAGCTCGACGCCGAGGCCGGCACCGCCCGCGTCGACCTCACCGTAGTTTCCGCCGGTCAGAAAGTCCTGATGAAGGCCCAGGCAGTGGTCCGGCTCAGCTGA
- a CDS encoding UDP-N-acetylmuramate dehydrogenase: protein MTSTLLSQLTTAAVGGPAGAFIEARTEAEIIDAVRSADAAGEPLLIISGGSNLLISDDGFPGTVVKIASEGFTVNAEDSCGGVAVVVQAGHNWDKLVQHAVLHAWSGIEALAGIPGSTGATPVQNVGAYGSDVSQTIAAVRTWDRERNAVKTFTNSELKFGYRDSILKQTTVNGSPRYVVLTVEFQLPLGRMSAPIRYAELARSLGVEQGKRAYATDVRREVLRLRASKGMVWDPEDRDTYSTGSFFTNPIVPAEVAAALPEGAPRYPAGQDGLVKLSAAWLIDQSGFSKGFGLEPGSVSGGRASLSTKHTLAITNRGSASAADVVAVAREVRSGVEQRFGIKLHPEPLLIGLEL, encoded by the coding sequence GTGACTTCCACTCTGCTTTCCCAGCTGACCACGGCCGCCGTCGGAGGCCCGGCCGGCGCCTTCATCGAGGCCCGGACCGAGGCGGAGATCATCGACGCCGTCCGTTCGGCGGACGCAGCCGGTGAGCCGCTGCTGATCATCAGCGGCGGCTCCAACCTCCTGATTTCCGACGACGGGTTCCCCGGCACCGTCGTCAAAATCGCCTCGGAAGGGTTCACCGTCAACGCGGAGGACTCCTGCGGCGGCGTGGCCGTGGTGGTGCAGGCCGGGCACAACTGGGACAAGCTGGTGCAGCATGCCGTCCTGCACGCGTGGTCCGGGATCGAGGCCCTCGCCGGCATCCCGGGCTCAACGGGCGCAACTCCGGTGCAGAATGTGGGGGCCTACGGCTCTGATGTTTCCCAGACCATCGCCGCTGTCCGAACCTGGGACCGCGAGCGGAACGCCGTCAAGACGTTCACAAACTCGGAGCTGAAGTTCGGCTACCGGGACTCCATCCTCAAGCAGACCACCGTCAACGGCTCACCCCGCTACGTGGTGCTGACCGTGGAGTTCCAACTGCCGCTGGGCCGCATGAGCGCACCCATCCGCTACGCGGAGCTGGCACGGTCGCTGGGCGTGGAGCAGGGCAAACGCGCCTACGCCACCGACGTGCGCCGCGAGGTGCTGCGCCTGCGGGCTTCGAAGGGCATGGTGTGGGACCCCGAGGACCGGGACACGTACTCCACGGGTTCGTTTTTCACCAACCCCATCGTCCCGGCCGAGGTCGCTGCGGCGCTTCCCGAGGGGGCGCCGCGTTACCCGGCAGGCCAGGACGGGCTGGTGAAGCTCTCCGCAGCCTGGCTGATCGACCAGTCAGGCTTCAGCAAGGGCTTCGGCCTGGAGCCGGGCAGCGTCAGCGGGGGCCGCGCATCCCTGTCCACGAAGCACACGCTCGCCATCACCAACCGCGGCTCGGCCAGCGCCGCGGACGTCGTGGCCGTGGCGCGCGAGGTGCGTTCCGGCGTCGAACAGCGCTTCGGAATCAAACTGCACCCGGAGCCGCTGCTTATCGGCTTGGAACTGTAG
- a CDS encoding winged helix DNA-binding domain-containing protein: MASRVGTRLDRQSMGRLRLASQRLVPMQAAPPVVPDAAASVAGTVRWMTAMQAQDLQAALWAVGVRVPGAGLQDVRSALDSGAVVRSWPMRGTLHLVAPEDLHWMLDLTAARLTKSIAARHHELGITWADIEKTRDVALERVAGGGAARRAELFTVFEAAGQPTTGQRGIHILGTLCRHGWLVQGPLAGNQQLLVDFASWIPVSRKLERQEAIAEFLLRYFRSHGPATVRDFAWWTQIPLREVRAALEDVKEELVELEFEGTSYWLSPATASLLDGGVPGQRSVLLLPGFDEFVLGYTDRSLVLAPEHANKIVPGGNGVFKKTVVAGGEVIGTWAVTGKGPRAAVVPELFDENRPPGVAAQAALARSAERYLKFLDH, encoded by the coding sequence ATGGCTTCGAGGGTGGGAACCCGACTTGACCGCCAAAGCATGGGCAGGCTGCGGCTGGCGTCCCAACGGCTGGTGCCGATGCAGGCCGCGCCGCCGGTGGTACCGGATGCTGCCGCCTCCGTGGCCGGGACGGTCCGGTGGATGACGGCGATGCAGGCCCAGGATCTGCAGGCTGCACTGTGGGCTGTAGGCGTGAGGGTACCGGGAGCGGGTTTGCAGGACGTGCGGTCAGCCCTCGACTCGGGTGCTGTTGTGCGGTCGTGGCCGATGCGGGGCACCTTGCACCTTGTAGCGCCGGAGGACCTGCACTGGATGCTGGACCTCACCGCAGCGCGGCTGACCAAGAGCATCGCCGCCCGGCACCACGAACTGGGCATCACGTGGGCGGACATAGAGAAGACCCGCGACGTTGCGCTGGAGCGGGTTGCCGGCGGCGGGGCTGCCAGGCGGGCGGAGCTTTTCACCGTCTTCGAGGCCGCAGGGCAGCCCACCACCGGCCAGCGGGGCATTCATATCCTGGGGACGCTGTGCCGGCATGGGTGGCTCGTGCAGGGGCCGCTGGCCGGAAACCAGCAGCTGCTCGTGGACTTCGCGAGCTGGATCCCGGTGTCGCGGAAGCTCGAACGGCAGGAGGCGATCGCGGAGTTTCTCTTGCGCTACTTCCGGAGCCACGGCCCGGCCACTGTACGGGACTTCGCGTGGTGGACGCAGATTCCCCTGAGAGAGGTTCGGGCGGCGCTGGAAGACGTTAAGGAAGAGCTGGTGGAGTTGGAATTCGAAGGCACCAGCTACTGGCTGTCCCCGGCGACAGCGTCCCTGCTCGACGGCGGTGTGCCCGGCCAGCGGTCCGTCCTCCTGTTGCCCGGCTTTGACGAGTTTGTGCTTGGCTACACGGACCGGAGCCTGGTCCTGGCACCGGAGCACGCCAACAAGATCGTCCCCGGCGGCAACGGCGTCTTTAAGAAGACTGTGGTGGCCGGGGGAGAGGTGATAGGCACCTGGGCGGTCACCGGCAAAGGTCCGCGTGCCGCCGTCGTGCCCGAGCTCTTCGACGAAAACCGACCGCCCGGGGTTGCGGCCCAGGCTGCCTTAGCCCGCTCCGCTGAACGCTACCTGAAGTTCCTGGATCACTGA
- a CDS encoding type IV toxin-antitoxin system AbiEi family antitoxin domain-containing protein, with translation MKPDSLRALVDGRWPGFSVASTQQLAAAGLEDRVLTAAVRSGLIVRLMRGAYVRSSYWHGLKPWV, from the coding sequence ATGAAACCTGACAGTCTCCGTGCGCTGGTGGACGGGCGTTGGCCCGGCTTTTCCGTAGCGTCGACTCAACAGCTAGCTGCAGCCGGGCTGGAAGACCGGGTCCTGACTGCGGCAGTGCGCAGCGGGCTGATTGTTCGTTTGATGCGGGGCGCCTACGTCCGGAGCTCGTATTGGCACGGGCTAAAGCCGTGGGTTTGA
- the asd gene encoding aspartate-semialdehyde dehydrogenase: protein MTTAATPSVGLVGWRGMVGSVLMQRMQDEGDFANINPVFFSTSNAGGASPSIAGTAEGSAGKLENAFDVDTLAKLPIIVTAQGGDYTKQVHGELRSRGWDGLWIDAASTLRMNDDSIIVLDPINRDVIDKGLVNGTKDFIGGNCTVSCMLMGLGGLFKNNLVEWGTSMTYQAASGGGARHMRELLSQFGTLNAEVSTELGDPASAILDIDRKVLAHQRTDIDATQFGVPLAGSLIPWIDADLGNGQSKEEWKAGVETNKILGTSEQDRVIMDGLCVRIGAMRSHSQALTLKLREDLSVAEIEKLLDEDNQWAKVIPNTKEASMAELTPVAASGTLDIPVGRIRKMEMGPQYISAFTVGDQLLWGAAEPLRRMLNIATGNL from the coding sequence ATGACTACAGCAGCTACCCCTTCCGTCGGCCTGGTCGGATGGCGCGGCATGGTCGGTTCCGTCCTCATGCAGCGTATGCAGGACGAGGGCGACTTCGCCAACATCAACCCGGTGTTCTTTTCCACTTCCAACGCGGGAGGTGCCTCGCCGTCGATTGCTGGAACAGCAGAAGGCAGCGCAGGCAAGCTCGAAAACGCGTTCGACGTCGACACGCTGGCTAAGCTGCCCATTATCGTCACCGCCCAGGGCGGCGACTACACCAAGCAGGTGCACGGCGAGCTGCGCAGCCGCGGCTGGGACGGTCTCTGGATCGATGCCGCCTCCACCCTGCGCATGAACGACGACTCGATCATCGTCCTGGACCCCATCAACCGGGACGTCATTGACAAGGGCCTGGTCAACGGGACCAAGGACTTCATCGGCGGCAACTGCACCGTGTCCTGCATGCTCATGGGCCTCGGCGGGCTCTTCAAGAACAACCTGGTGGAATGGGGCACCTCCATGACCTACCAGGCTGCTTCCGGCGGCGGCGCCCGGCACATGCGTGAACTCCTCAGCCAGTTCGGCACGCTCAACGCCGAGGTCAGCACGGAACTGGGCGACCCGGCGTCGGCCATCCTGGACATCGACCGCAAGGTCCTGGCCCACCAGCGCACTGACATCGACGCCACCCAGTTCGGCGTTCCCCTGGCCGGCTCCCTGATCCCCTGGATCGACGCGGACCTCGGCAACGGGCAGTCCAAGGAAGAATGGAAGGCTGGGGTTGAGACCAACAAGATCCTCGGCACCTCCGAGCAGGACCGGGTCATCATGGACGGGCTCTGCGTCCGCATCGGTGCCATGCGCTCGCACTCCCAGGCCCTCACCCTCAAGCTCCGCGAGGACCTGTCCGTCGCCGAGATCGAGAAGCTGCTGGACGAGGACAACCAGTGGGCCAAGGTTATCCCGAACACCAAGGAAGCCTCGATGGCGGAGCTGACCCCGGTGGCGGCGTCTGGCACCCTGGACATCCCCGTGGGCCGCATCCGCAAGATGGAGATGGGCCCGCAGTACATCAGTGCCTTCACCGTCGGCGACCAGCTCCTCTGGGGTGCCGCCGAGCCGCTCCGCCGCATGCTCAACATCGCCACCGGGAACCTGTAA
- a CDS encoding NF038396 family protein produces the protein MLKKPETLFVLGYMLLPLLALLSAIVGFTMILGGNKIAGAIVLVVVTQAFAFGAFFALRARKAAVLEQSDRS, from the coding sequence ATGTTGAAGAAACCGGAAACCCTCTTTGTGCTGGGCTACATGCTGCTCCCCCTGCTGGCTCTGCTGTCCGCCATCGTGGGGTTCACCATGATCCTGGGCGGCAACAAGATCGCCGGCGCCATCGTGCTGGTGGTGGTGACGCAGGCGTTCGCCTTCGGCGCGTTCTTCGCGCTGCGCGCCCGGAAGGCCGCGGTCTTGGAGCAGTCCGACCGGAGCTAG
- a CDS encoding dihydrofolate reductase, which yields MSTENFTDPQSFTEELAASVTGVGLVWAQTSDGVIGKDGDMPWHLPEDLKHFNRLTIGHPVVMGRKTWLSFPEKYRPLPGRTNIVVTRQKSWADTPEAEGAVVVPSLDDALLESQFVDGGGTVWILGGGEIFRQSTELANVAVVTTIDVDADGDTFAPELGTSWEAAASVPPDGWLTAANGTRYRFTKWLRTEG from the coding sequence ATGAGCACGGAGAACTTCACCGATCCGCAGTCCTTTACCGAGGAACTGGCCGCCTCCGTGACCGGTGTGGGGCTCGTTTGGGCGCAAACCTCGGACGGCGTTATTGGCAAGGACGGGGACATGCCCTGGCACCTGCCGGAGGACCTGAAGCACTTCAACCGGCTCACCATAGGCCACCCCGTGGTGATGGGGCGCAAGACCTGGCTGTCATTTCCGGAGAAGTACCGCCCCCTGCCCGGCCGGACCAACATTGTGGTTACCCGGCAGAAAAGCTGGGCCGATACACCCGAGGCGGAGGGCGCCGTCGTGGTTCCCTCCCTGGATGACGCGCTGCTTGAGTCCCAGTTCGTCGACGGCGGCGGAACCGTCTGGATCCTGGGCGGCGGCGAGATTTTCCGCCAGTCCACCGAGCTCGCCAACGTTGCGGTGGTCACCACCATCGACGTCGATGCCGACGGCGATACGTTCGCCCCCGAGCTTGGCACGAGTTGGGAGGCTGCCGCCTCCGTCCCGCCGGACGGCTGGCTGACGGCCGCCAACGGAACACGCTACAGATTTACTAAATGGTTAAGGACTGAGGGCTAG